The following is a genomic window from Nicotiana tabacum cultivar K326 chromosome 3, ASM71507v2, whole genome shotgun sequence.
GCATGATATAGCCAGCAATCAGGTTTCAGGTTGAGCTTTCActggccatttttagatctaGACAGCCAAGCTAGTATTCTTCTGTATGAGTATGACTGAAGTTCAATAACAGTTGCACCTGATGTCTTGAACTTATCTGCATTTGCTATTCAGTTTTGAATTTGTTCTGTCAGATTCCCTAGCAGCTTCAGGAGTTACTGGGTGCACTGGCTATTTTGTCAAACATGAAGCATAAACCTCTCGTGTTCCTGTTGTGCCAATAATCTTTTGGATAGCCTAGCTAGTGCTggtttaaataataaataaattcatTCTGATATCACAGAGCAAAGATGTGATTCAGGGATTCATTTGCTAATCTTATAGTATTTGGGGCTAAAATATTTGATAAAATGGatcttgggcctaactcaaccccaaaagctagctcatgcggtgaggattgcccaagaccatataaggagaccaagacaCCCAttacccaccgatgtgggacacaACTCAGCAATATTTGTCTTATGCTCTGTGAATATTTTGGTCCAGCTCGATGCAGAAGTCTAACTGAGCTGTGTTGAGGGAATCCTTTTGGCAAGTATCAGCTTCAGTATAGGAGACCTGAGAGAATGAAGTCATAGGGACGCCTGTCAAATCAGCTAGCAAAATCACTATATTTTAGGGATTATAATTATCCTTTTCACGCACACATGTTGCTCACTCTGATTTTACACTCTATACAATTCTCCGAAACTAATTACCAAAATTCAGTCAACTACTACAACAATTTGTATAAACAATTTCTAACAGCACTTTCTAGTACAGTGCTCAACCATAGCTTTTTTTTgtcattaaaaaatatatataattgggTAGAACCAAACCAAGGAATGTGCATGCTTTGGTTTCATGTTGATTTCTTATGGACATGCAAGTACACAGTGGTCTTACAAGTAATATTGAGTGAGCGAGTGTTGATCCAACGGCAAATTGATGCCAAGTAGTGTTAAGAACCAAAAATAAACCTCCTATACTTGGTCAAACGACAAGTAATGAAGGAACTAAACTAATTAACAATTTAATTAATATCTCAATAGTGGTGCTTGTAATGGTTCTGAAATTCAAGGGAGTTAAGCCTAGAACTATGATTTTCTCTAATACTGTAATCAGTCAATTGCTTCTTTCAAGGTAACTATCTTTCAAGTTGCTTATAACCCTATCTTAACCTATTCTCTTTATGTCTATGAGGATACTGCCAATGAAGATGCATAAAGCTCCACGCCTAATTATGGTTGcataaggcaattaggtatatgttcttcataaataaataaaaaaggcaaTTAGGTATGTGTATAATATATCCTAATTGTAAATCAGTCCACCTAGTGAACTCAGTAACCTGATCTTATGCTATTTGGCTTAGTTCTAACCCTTAATCTGCTAATATTATTGATGTGACATTAATTTATTTGAGGAAGTTATGCCAGCACTCAGTATCATGTCAATAAATGTTACTCATAAGCTACTGTCTCTTTTCTGGATGCTTTTCAAGTAGGTCAATTTCCGGCATCCTAGCATGCATCCTTCCTAGTTTAATTACTTTCTTTTTGTTGTCTTTTTCCTCTTTAATCAAGATGTACTTCCTTGAATTCATCTTCATTGCTAGCACATCGGTATGTGTCTTTCAACTATTTTCACAATAACTTTTATTTGACTTGATATTCCAGGCAACAGAGATGAGTATACGGATCAGAGAAATGGCATACCACAAGATTAAGCTTAACAAAATACTATCAAGGATTACTGGAAAGCCTGAAGAAAAGGTGATTATTTTAGATACCGTCTCTTACTGTaaatgaattatttgtgaaaGTTATATAGCTCTTATATTTCTCTAtatcctttcttcttctttttttcttctagaTTGAAGTGGATACAGATCGTGATAATTTCATGAATGCTTGGGAGGCTAAGGAATACGGATTGGTTGATGCTGTTATCGATGATGGCAAACCAGGATTGGTCGCACCAACTGCAGATGCCACAGCTCCGCCAAAAACACGAGTTTGGGATATGTGGAAGATTGAAGGAAGCAAGAAGGCAAAGAAAAATTTGCCTTCTGAAGAAAGAATGTTGCAAAATGGGTATGTGAGTAGTCAAGATGATGAGCAAAAGAGCAATGAACAGAAAGATGAAGCACCTACTCTATAGTGTATTAGGATACATGTAACATGTGGCCTTGAACAAATGTACTAGTCGTATTCAATTTGAGATGTCGTCTCAGGGATTAATTGTAGATTAATACTAATTTTTATATTATGCTCGAGGTCTCTTGAGCCTTCTGTTGTACCAATGTCTATTGTTTCAAGGTTGTTTAATATTTGAATTGGTATTCTGTTAAGGATTTAGGTCTATTGTTAGAAAACAGTTCGAAATGCAAACTAGCAGAATGTTATGCCAGTTTGCACGACTCGTTTAGGTTAAGCATTAACGACTAacattttataaattaataatcCCTCCTGAATAATGATATTTTTGGAAAGAACTCAGTTCACCTAATGATTGAATGAAATCTCCTATAAATTAGCCAGTCAAAGAATTATTTTATCGTAATACTGTTGTAACAACTGTGCAGCAAATATATTGTTTAGTATTATCAAAGATACAATTAGTTTACATGCTATACCTAATATTTGATACTTAAAGGAAATTCTTTGTATTGTCAACCAAAGCAAGTGAAGGATTCTTCCTCGTTGCTTTCCTCTTCAATGATCGCTTCATTAAATGCATTTACAGTCCAGTAAAAGGTCAAAATATAAAATGTCATAATTAAGGAAACTAATGGACAAGAGCTTCATTACATGCATTTACAATCCAGTAATTATCTTTTCTATAATACAATCTTCATTCTTTCAGTTTCCTGCATCTGTAGATAAAAGCCAAAAATGACAAATAGAAAGGGAATAGCAGAAAGGAAAGGTATACTGCAAAAAGGACTACAAAATAAGAGGACATGCCAACAAAGATTTAGCTTGATCCTCGGACTGCATTGTCAGTCAACTGAACCTAGAAGCAATGTAGTGGCTTCTTCTGGAATTATTTCAAACTTGAAGCATCCACCCCGAAAACCACCAGAATACTTCAAGTTCTCAGATAGAGTTGACTGTGTCGCTGCTTTCACTGTCACTGCTGCTGCTTGCACTATCACTTCCACTTCCACTCCCgctgccactcccacttccactactGTCACTTCCACTACTACTGCTAGAACTTGAAGTATGACCCTCTTTTCCCTCTGCATTTACCTGAGCTCTAAGTTCTTCTGCAGCATTGCGGCCCTtatcctcatcatcatcactgaCATCCACATCAGCTATCTCATCGTCTGTATCGTTTTGGTGTGGGATATTAATATCAATGCCTGTTCCGAATTCTTTCACGGTGATATTCCCTCCATTGGCTGCTGTAGTATCATCCTCGTCATCATTCAGTATGTCCAATTCTTCCTCCAGGTCATCATTCTTCATGTCTGGTGATGCAGTTGACTGATTAGCATGTGAAGATGGATATTCAGAAATCTTCTCACTTTTGTTTCTTGAATCTAGAAGAAAGAAGACGAAGAGTCAGCTACTAAATAAAAGGCATGAATGACAAATAAGGAATCAGAAATTTCAGGGTTTCTTTAAAAATGAGCTTGCCTATCCCATAAATGATGCAGATTGAGACAAACGATTGAACCAAAAAAATGAACAGATAAGTGGGAGCAAAAGCTTAGCCAATAATCAATCAGAACAAATGCAAAATGATTTTCTAGGTAGAAACAGATGAGATGTGTGCTGCTTAATTCAATCAAACTACTGATTAGAAAGGGGAAAAAATATCAAGTAAACTATTGTGTCGTGGATGATATGATACAACTTAGCCTATCCTAAACTGTGAGAGCCAAATGGCAGAAGACTCCAGACAACTTAAGTCCCAAAGGTATCTTCTTCTTGGTCAAGCTAGGTCCTTGAATAATTAATTTCAGCAACTTGAGTGATCTTTTACACATTTTTCATCTCATTCCTTTTCTCCCCTGCATTTCCAATCTGTGTCTAATAACCACTTACACTCCTTCATTGGATAATTCAACCAAACTTAAGGTAAAAACCCCTTCTTCCCTATCTTTTCAGCTTAACACCACCATACAGAGCTCACTTTGAGAATACATACCTGAACTTCGAAAATCACCAACTTCAATCCGTTCCACCTCAACCTGAACAAGCATCAAACAGAAAAGTTTGAGATATTGGTCTAATAGTCAAAACTACAAAGGATATGGAAGCGGACAAACTAATCATTTTTCCCCTTTATCTTGAGgggcaaaaataaaataaaaaggctGAAATTGATATACTAAAGGCAGCTAGATATTATGGAAAAAATGAGAGGTTGATGAGACACATCAGACAGCGACGAAGACATGAAAGGAGTAAACGATTTTATTTTATCTGTAGTcagtaaaatttaaaaaatgagatACAATGAAGAATAATGTTGCTGGAAAATACAATCATCTGAAGGCAATTTCAAGAACTAAGCTAGACAAGTTCAAGCATGATTTAAACAAGAAAATTCTGTCACTCAAGACTGCAGTTTTAAACTAATGGCTGTAAAAGTTGTTAGCAATAGGCAATGCACCCATCGACTACAGACCCCACCATTTCTTTTCGTTATATTGAAACAAGTAGAATGGGCGGAGAGAAGATACCAACATGTGCAGTGATAATCACTTTGCCAAGTACTACTTGTAATAATAGGAAGCGGCGGCAAAGCCCCCAGCATCTACCATTCCACCAAAATGTGTAACTACACCATGTGCtcagttatttttttttattgttttttgaCAAAGCCACGTACCCAGTTATGCAAACATACATATAACACAATGTCCTGCTATGCAGAAGCATAAAATCAGTGCAAGCAAAGGTAAATTGTGGTTTCCAGCCAGACTCAGTTTAGCATTCCAAAATTGTGGGGAGTCTCGACAAAAGAACTCAAGATAGAGAAATCAATCAAGTAATATCTTTCACTGATCTAAAGGGTGGCTCTAAGCAAAGGCATACAGGTTGAAGATGAGAAATAATCATGGGAGGAATCACTTTCATCTTTCATCAAATCGTAATTAAGTTTGAATAGACCAAAACCAGGATAAAACTTGCTTTTATCTTCACTTTGAGATTGATTTAAGGGTGAAGAGAGAACATGTGCATAACTGAAACCAACCCAACTTTCCTTCAAAAGGAGTGCATTCCAGTTGGAAACTACAAATGCAACAAGGACTCTGCCACCTAAATTTGATCTATGATTGAGCAAGAGTCCTTGTTGGTCTCCAGCCAGAGAAGAATATCTCATTCAAAACTGAGAGTTGCAAAGCAGATGATGAAATGACATCTGCTTATTGGACAGAGCAGCAAAAAGAAGCCACTGCCACTGTTAATTTTGGAATGAATAGTTAGAAAGTAAAATGGAGATCTACTGATTGGAGTCAGGTTTACCAAGGAAATAAAAAATGATCAATGTCAAATGTCACAGTTCATTAGGTCCCAATTGGCATAGACTTCTGCATGTTATCAAAATACTGGAGCAGCCATAATATGTCAGTTCTATCTGGATCAAGCTACTACTTGGACTATGGAATATGGATATAAGTATATAACTGCAAATTAAGcttatttcattttatctttttCAATAAACTTGTGAACAGATATCATCCATGTTACTAAGAAGGTGAGTTTATCATAATTTATCATCTTGGGAATCTCAATTAGCTTTGCCTAACTCCCTTGAAATCTTTTATCAGAGAATAAGGTAAGCAGTTTCTTCAAATGGTAAGCATAAATACAAAAAGTCATGTATAAAGATCTGCAAAAGTATGACATTGCAGTTCTAAGTAATCTAGAAGAAACTGAAAGTAAGTTTGCAAAAGAACTTACTGGTACAGCAGGAACTGCAGTCTTATTCTGAGACTGAAATTTAGCCCCTTTGGAAACTGGAGGTGAACTCGCCCCTGCAGGCATTCCAACCGGTGCAGATATTGGTGAAGGTGTAGGTGCACGTGCAGGTGTAGATGCAGATGCAGCTACTGCTGCTGCAGCGGATTCTCCGGGGAGTCGGTTATACCTCAACCGCTTAACTGCCGTGTGTAACCGCTCCAACCGAAATGACTCACCATCAAAGAAAAGAACAGCATCATTTTCCTTGTAATCCTCACTACTCCCATCAAAGGCGACTTTGGGTTTACCAGGCTGGTTATTTTGAAATTCAACAGAAATCTTATTGTCCTTGGTCTTGTGTAGTTTTCCAGGTTGGTTTTTATCGATTGAAGCAGGTTTAAATTCATCTGGAGATACAGAAAAGAATTGTCATTTTAACTATTCCAACAACCATATTAGGATAGCACAAAAAAGAAGATAATGTTAGGGGCAAGTTGTACAAATCTCATCCTTTGTCATTTATGCAAATGCAAGTTAAGGACAGTATGGTCAGTTCTAATAAGGGgattcaaaaagataaaaaaaaaatacaaggacACACATGGGATTTAAAAATGTGACCAAAATCAATACTTGAACCATCTTTGCCACTATATTAGAAGTTATCCTTGTAGAAAGGGGATTCAATAGTGTGTGCTTTTATCCTATTTTCATAGTATAAGGGGATTCAAGTGAACCTCCTTTACTTGGTGTAGCTACGCCCCCAAGTATGGCCAACTAAAACACAGCTAGCTAATTCAGCATTTTCACCATACTTGGCTAAAGATTGATCTAAGAATTTAAGTTAGTGGATGCAGAGTACCACTGCATTACTAGTCTATTTGACATTGGGTGAGAACTGAGAACTAAGTATATATCTCTAAATTTTACAACATAATGCCTAAATGTGCGCAAGCACACGTTGAGCCTAAAGATTTCAAATTGCCGCACCTCACGTGTATTTGCAACTGTTCTTGACTTGTCTTACACAAGAAGCAACATAATATAGGACGTATCGCAA
Proteins encoded in this region:
- the LOC107831175 gene encoding uncharacterized protein LOC107831175, translated to MANINNKEEPSTAPQPDRWYNLSLGSSFKDHHPSSKFCTLRYEFKPASIDKNQPGKLHKTKDNKISVEFQNNQPGKPKVAFDGSSEDYKENDAVLFFDGESFRLERLHTAVKRLRYNRLPGESAAAAVAASASTPARAPTPSPISAPVGMPAGASSPPVSKGAKFQSQNKTAVPAVPVEVERIEVGDFRSSDSRNKSEKISEYPSSHANQSTASPDMKNDDLEEELDILNDDEDDTTAANGGNITVKEFGTGIDINIPHQNDTDDEIADVDVSDDDEDKGRNAAEELRAQVNAEGKEGHTSSSSSSSGSDSSGSGSGSGSGSGSDSASSSSDSESSDTVNSI